The genomic stretch ttaatcaaataattaataagaaaaatgtgaattatataaagCCAAATGTATTGGGCAATATGCCATTTAAATACAAAGAATTCGCAACAGTAAACAAAAGTGATCATagtgataaaataaaaaagactAATAACAATGCCCATACAAAAAATAACCATGAACATGAATCACATACGAAAGGATTTTATCACCATATAGATCATCATCATGGTGATCCACGTGCTCATTTAAATGAAGATGGTACAAGAAAACCAGAATATGATTTCAATAATTTTCATTGGGATGATTATTGGGCTAATACACCTAAACAAAATATTGTAATTGTAAATGGacagaaaatgataaaaggAGATGAAACCAAACCAATGGAATACTTATTTAACGTTAGTCAACAGAATATACCATTTTGGGCAAGAACAAGATTAAATGTATGgggaaattataatatggtATTAAAAGtggaatttttatttttttggatTCCAactcttattatttttagtaTTGCTATTCCATGTTTTACtatgttatatatgttaGATGAAATAGTTCACACAACTATGACTGTAAAGGTTATTGGAAGACAAtggtaatattttaattgaaaatataaaatcataataaatttttaaaataaaaaaagaaatgaaaaatattacatatacatatatatatatatatatatatatatatatgcgatgtatttattttaaaatttttataggTATTGGATTTATGAAGTTGAATCACCTCCGGATGATGATGACAACCacgaataaattaaaatatagaaatttttctttttctttttttttatgtcctTTGTGTAATATTTGGACAAATGTGTTTATAAAGAAcagttatttattttttatatatacattttaaaatgtattatataatatttaagtcattaatattttactataattattaatatatatatatatatatataacacatgtgtataatattcatacatttacatttgtataaaaaattctattttcttcatttggatcatatatatataaatttttttttgtatgaataattttcttttaaaacaAATGCTATTTTTCCTcctttatgaaaaatatatttttatttttcttaatataacAACAGATGAttgagaaaaaattatacggaaaaaaagataaaaaccTTTCAAATAATTTCGGTTAATTTTTAGTTGTAAAATAACAACTGAACaggaatttattttatttttatatgaaattggacaaaacatttttttattttataaaagtataaatatatattaaaatatatatatatatattaaatatacacttattaatatatatatatatatatatatatattataaatatattacatttttgtctttttatgtgtgtataaatgtataatattaataaaaaagaaaaaaaaaaaaaaaaaaaaagtaaaaattacaaaaatgcATGtactattcatatttttatgttataatagctatttaaaaaaaaaaaaaaaaaaaaaaaaagtaaaaaaagaCTGTTTTCAAACTTCATTGAATATGTAAATGcacaccaaaaaaaaaaaaaaaaaaaaaaaaaaaaaaaaaaaaaatcaaattaaaataaaataaaataaaataaaataaaataatatataaagtaaaaataatttgaaaattatatatattctgaaaataagaaaaaaaaattttgtctctttattttttcatttatatgaagatatatatatatttataatatatatattttttatatttttcctgtTTTTGAAAACTTtgtatattgtatatatatttacctatatacatatatatatttatatatacaaatatattttatatattatatatatttaaatttattaacacatacaaatgtgtatatatatatttatattttcgaaatagtttttttttactttttttttattttattttatgttatttgttttaaacatatattatatacatttgttctttatttttatttttacatgtatataatattttttgttttgtttgtttttatattattttacaacTGTATgttgatatttttttattttaatacaaaATTTCCAATTTATCATTagttaaattattaataaaaggaATAATTGTACATAATGATTATACGTTcgttttttccttttaattttgtttacttttatttatgtcttataatatacaacaaGTAAAAGTTCACTGTGtgcattaaaaaaaaaaaaaaaaaaaaaaaaaaaaaaataggatAAAGAATTAATCAACAATTATTGTAactgttttattattttattttttttaagataaattcttattaattaaatgtctttttttttttttttttttagtaaatattaataggaatttcataaaaaaaaaattgaattatatttatgttattttttttctgcggcatatataaaaatattttatataagtgTTACCgcaattattttttttcttttttttttttttttttttttctaatacaCTCTTTTAAAGAAAATGCCGAAGATACaaggtaaaaaatatataaaaaaagataaaaataaaataaacttttgtatgtatataagATACATCTACCTATTGAACATTATGGAGAAATGAATACTTATTTtgtttgttcttttttcataaaaatgaatatatatatatatatatatatatatatatatatatatatgtgtgatatataaatattctgatataaaataaatagtgttattttgttcatttattataaagcAAAACggttatttatatgtattcctttttatatttttttaattatttatagttAAAAGAGGAGGAGATCCTGGAGTCAGCACTGCGGTGTCCTCCATAATGCAACATGAAAATTTTAAACGTATGTTAATGTTTGGATTAAGATCTTTGTCTGATTTTTGTAATCCTACATCAAAAGCATACAAAGAAAATGCATCAGATGCTTTAGATAGAGGTGTAGTAGTGTCTATAAAAAATGCAGTTATTAATTATAAGGATGATGACgatattttgttttgttcaAGTAGAGTGTTATTATCCATGTCTGATTATTGTATGAGTGAAAAGGATACCAATGCTCTAAAAAAATTGATTACGGATGGTGGTGTAGATGGTATTGTAGAGATCGTCAAAAGTTTTCCTTCAGATCCAGATACGTTAAAAAATTGTATGGcttttattaaaaacatGAATGATTCTAATTATCAAATTGAAGGAAGAGAAGTAGGCATTGCTTTATTAAATGTTTTTACATCGAAAACATATACCAATAAGTTGACTAATGGAATAGTTTTAGCCTTGTGTATTATATCGAAATCTACCTCTGGATCGAAAGGCTTAAATGATGAAGGTGCACATCATAAATTATTGGATTAttgtttaaatattaattcttTAAATGATGATACTGCTGAAATTGTTGAATCCGTTTTTGATATAATCAAAAATATGTCTTCAAATGGATATGTAGATCCAACTATTATCGAAAAGTCGGTTATAATTTTAGATAAATTTAAGTCATATCCCAGAGTAATTTCCAAAGGAAGTGATGCTATGAAATGTGCTGTAGGACCAGAAGAATTATCAAAATGtttaaatgttttaaaaaaatcagCACAAGGTTCAAAAGAGCAAGATGCTGCATTAGAATTATTAAGTTCACTTTCTTATATTTCATCAATAACAGACAAGGTGGTTGAATCTGGAGGAATACCTGTTCTTATAGAATTAATTAATAGTGGTTTACAACAATATGAAAGTAATCCTGAAAAAATATCTAGGCTAGTTGCAGGTGCATCTAGAATGTTAGGAAGAATATCAAATAATCCCCCACATGCAGCTATTGTAGTTGAATATGGAGGTATTGCAACCCTTTGTACTGCTATATCTTATTTTCCTAATGATGTTGAATGTTCTAAAGCAATTTGTAATGCTTTGACACCATTTGTATCTAGATCAAATTATGTTtctgaaataaataattattctttGTTTGCATCATTACTTCCTATTTTATATGCATCTTTAGAATCAGTAGAATTAGCAAAAGCTAGTATGGAATGTATTGCATCTGCTTCCATGATTAATGAATTCCATGAACAAATGGTAAATAACCAAGCAATTGAAATTTTATCAACATGTGTTCAGTATCATTTAACTGAAATGGattatcttttaaattgTTTCACAGCTTATTTTAGATTATCAGATTATATAACAACTGTGGAACCTATAAATCAATATGGAGGTGTAGATGGTATTGCAAATGCATTACTAGCAGTAAGCAGTAATAGTAAAATAGTAGAAATAggattaaaattaattaataaaatgttaACTACCTCTGATTCtgtaaattatttaagtAATAAACAAATAGTAGATTCAGTATTAACAGTAATgttagaaaatgaaaataaggaAGTCATAATTCAAGAAGGAACAAAGATTATGGAAAAACTAGCAACCGAAAGTGATTGCCAAAGGCATATAACAAATTTAGAAACAATTTTTAATTCATCTGAAACCAATCAAGAAGAAGCATATAAAACATTAGCTGCCATTTCAGGTTTATCAAGAATAGaatcattaaaaaatatattagaatCTAAAGGAGCAGATACCTCCATTTTTAATGGTATTAAAATATGGATTGAATCTGCTAGATTTATTGAACAAACTAAATTAATTAAAGCTGGTTTAAAAACTATTAAaacattaaaattaaatgcaTCAGCTACATTACATGACGTTTTAGGATCCATTGTTGATTTAATGTGTCTTTCTCAAGTAAAAAGAATAGCCGAATCTGATGAACctgatgaaaatatattgataacATCTGCCGAatgtattaattatttaactgaagtaaacaaaataaatagtGCCGAAATTGTGGAAGCATgtttagaaaatatatttaaattaatgaaaaaatattctgAATCTCGTTTAACCCAAATTAATTTGATATCAGCtatgaataatatacttTTAAGTAGTAATAAAATCGGTGtagatatattaattaataaaggATACATAAAgcatattattacatatctTCAGAAAGTTCCTATGTATGTTGATGTACAAATAATAGGATTTACTGTTTTGGCTAATTTGGTTAAAATTAGTCCCGATTCTGTAGAgggtataaaaaaattaaatgctTTGATTCCATTACAAACTGCTTTACGAACACATGCAAAGaatatgaaattaaaaacTACGTGTGCTCCTTTGTTATCAGTATTAATGCCATTAGATTCTTTAACAAATGAAATtcaagatataataaaattatgtaataaatctatgaatgataaaaatttatcCAAATTACATGAATATTTAGTTGCtttaaatgaattattattaacaccCGAAGCATGCAAAATAGCATCTCGTTCTAATATAGGAGAATTTTTTAATGACCTAACAGCttggttaaaaaaaaatccaaCTGTATATGATTCGTCAAGTAAGGATGATTATGAAATATCAGGAAGAAGTTTATTTGATGCAGTTATATCTGAAATTGCACATGCTTCTACAAATATATCACAAACAAGACTTGGATTAGTACATTTAACTAAATGTAATATGGTATCTTCCTTGGTACAGTtacatgatatattaaaacttCCTGGTGACAATTACACCGAAGAAGCTGTTTCGAATATATTAGAAGCTTTAAGTTTATTATTGAAATATGATATTACAAATGCTGAAATTGGATTTAATTCAGGTTTAATTAAAAAACTATGTGCAggtattaattatttttcacATTCCGATTcagtaataaataaaacctTTGGTTGTTTGGCATGTATGTGTACAAGTAAGAACCGTGTAGGTCAATTAATTAGTTGCCCCGAATACGAAGgtcttataaaattaatagtaGAATTAATAGGTGATTCAGAAAAGAACAAACTTTCAAGAGGTAGTGCAATTAAGGCTGTATATGAGTTATTAAAAACAGAGGatgaagatataataaaagatatatcatGTAAGACATCTATTGttgataatttatataaaattatgggAGAATATCAAGCTGATTTATCTATTGTACAAGATTGTTCCAGATGTTTAGCAATAATAGTAGATTATGTTAATATAGAAGAAATTATGAAAGTTGATAAATATACACCCATGAAGGTTTTATTAGAATGCTTAAATAAAAGTAAGAATGATGAGTTAACCGTTTTAGAAATGTTAACTGTATTAGTAAAATTATGTAATAGTGATGacaaaatgaaattaaaagaattgGGTGCAATTGATGTTATTTCTGATATTACAATGATTCATAGTGAAAATGAGGAAATTTCTAGATTAGGAGGAGTGATGTATTCTTATATGGGAGCTGATGAACAAGTCAAGAAACTaatgaaattaatattaaatgtgAAGAAAGAAGATAGTGATGCCGTACAAAAAATTGATAATTTTACTAGTAAGTTAGAAATGTTTTTAAGAGCTCCTTTGGAAAATCCTTCAGATGCTTTACAATATACTGAAGTCACTTTACAAGTATTAAATTCTTATTTAGCATCTGAAGTAGATAATAGTTCACTTCAAACAAATATAGCATTAGTTACGAAAAGATTGGTTGATCGTGTGAAACATGATTCTGAAGATCCCTTGGGATCCTGGGCAGTTGCATCAGCAGGAACCTTGAATCAGTATATAGATATGATATCTAATAAGATTGGTTTATCTAATTTTAAGTTTGTATCCCCTGTGTATGGTGTATTGGCTGCTTGTGTTATGAATCCATATACCAAACAATTGGTTATGGATAAATTGCCACTTTTAATAGATAATACTTATGAAATTTTGGAACAAAATAAGAATAGGCCTTCTGTGGTACAGGGTGTGTTTGAATTTTTAGAGCAAGTAGTAAATGATGAGGAAGGTTCTAAATTActttataagaaatataatggTTCTATGGGTAATTTGATTGATCAAACTATAACTGTTATGAATTTGAATAGAGCAAATGATAGTGTATATTTACCAGGTATTAAATTATTGTCAGCGATATGTCAGACTGCTAGTGTTTCTGGCTATGGGAATGATATGAATACTTCTAATATTATTGAATCATGTGAATTATTGTTAAATTTAGGTTCTGAGAAAGATCGAACTGttgaatttttaaatttgatTGATACGATGATATTGGGTAATTTATTGGATGAAAAAGTGGCTTCCGAAGcattaaaaaagataaatagtTTAGTAGCTGAAGAaaatttatcaaaatatacaGAAGAAAATAGAgttgaaataataaaatcataTGCAGGTTTGGTTAAAGATTGTGCCGCAACTGGATTATTTGCTCACATTCGTGGTATTGAAAAAGTTGAAATTTTAAACAATTTAGGAAAATGTATGGAATATGAACAGAATGATGAGGTTACTATCGCTGTATTGGATGCATTAAGTCAGATAAGTGAATCTGATCCAAGCATTGctacaaaaatattaacatCTTCTTTACCAATAATTATGGAGAACAATcgtgataatatattaaatgatgcAGCAACAGCAGAGGCTTTCTTGCAAGCATTACAGAATTTAGTGTTGCATGAAGGTGTTGGTCGACAACTTATTAACAATACAGAATTGCagaatttattaaaagatttaGAACAAGCTCTTGATGAAAGGAAGGAAGAGTTGGGAAATGATTATGTAGAAGACATGAAGCTTAAAATTtctaatatatgtaatgccATAAATGGTGATAAGcctaaagaaaagaaatgtaAGGACGTGTATGATGTATTAACAGATTATAAGAAAAGCAATCTGATTATTGATGTGTTACAAGAGCCATCTTTAGAAGAAGATATGGATTTTGTATTAGAACGATTAAAGGTATATAATCAAGATAATTTATTACCAACAACAGATACAGGTACAGATAATTCTTATGGTCATATGGCTATTGAAATGTTTTGTGAAAATGaggtaaatataaatgagcTTATAAAGAGAAATTTTCATGTTAGCGCTTTCTATGCTTTATCAAAACAAAGTAATCAAAATGTAATACATTATTCTTGTCGATCTATATGTGCTTTTACAAAAAACCCTAAGGGTTTAGAAGCGGTAAAGGATATCAAGGACTTTGCGAATATTATAAGTAAATCTGTTGGTGATTTGAGTAAAGAGAATACCTTGGATAAAGAAATCAAGGAAGACTTTTTAATACATCGTGTATTATTAATAGATAGAACTGCTCATAATAGAAATGTGTATGATAAGACAAATGCTGTACATTATTTAATAGATATATGGAACCAATATGATAATGGTGATTAttctgttttattattaagacATGTATTTCGTTCCATGA from Plasmodium falciparum 3D7 genome assembly, chromosome: 13 encodes the following:
- a CDS encoding glideosome-associated connector, yielding MPKIQVKRGGDPGVSTAVSSIMQHENFKRMLMFGLRSLSDFCNPTSKAYKENASDALDRGVVVSIKNAVINYKDDDDILFCSSRVLLSMSDYCMSEKDTNALKKLITDGGVDGIVEIVKSFPSDPDTLKNCMAFIKNMNDSNYQIEGREVGIALLNVFTSKTYTNKLTNGIVLALCIISKSTSGSKGLNDEGAHHKLLDYCLNINSLNDDTAEIVESVFDIIKNMSSNGYVDPTIIEKSVIILDKFKSYPRVISKGSDAMKCAVGPEELSKCLNVLKKSAQGSKEQDAALELLSSLSYISSITDKVVESGGIPVLIELINSGLQQYESNPEKISRLVAGASRMLGRISNNPPHAAIVVEYGGIATLCTAISYFPNDVECSKAICNALTPFVSRSNYVSEINNYSLFASLLPILYASLESVELAKASMECIASASMINEFHEQMVNNQAIEILSTCVQYHLTEMDYLLNCFTAYFRLSDYITTVEPINQYGGVDGIANALLAVSSNSKIVEIGLKLINKMLTTSDSVNYLSNKQIVDSVLTVMLENENKEVIIQEGTKIMEKLATESDCQRHITNLETIFNSSETNQEEAYKTLAAISGLSRIESLKNILESKGADTSIFNGIKIWIESARFIEQTKLIKAGLKTIKTLKLNASATLHDVLGSIVDLMCLSQVKRIAESDEPDENILITSAECINYLTEVNKINSAEIVEACLENIFKLMKKYSESRLTQINLISAMNNILLSSNKIGVDILINKGYIKHIITYLQKVPMYVDVQIIGFTVLANLVKISPDSVEGIKKLNALIPLQTALRTHAKNMKLKTTCAPLLSVLMPLDSLTNEIQDIIKLCNKSMNDKNLSKLHEYLVALNELLLTPEACKIASRSNIGEFFNDLTAWLKKNPTVYDSSSKDDYEISGRSLFDAVISEIAHASTNISQTRLGLVHLTKCNMVSSLVQLHDILKLPGDNYTEEAVSNILEALSLLLKYDITNAEIGFNSGLIKKLCAGINYFSHSDSVINKTFGCLACMCTSKNRVGQLISCPEYEGLIKLIVELIGDSEKNKLSRGSAIKAVYELLKTEDEDIIKDISCKTSIVDNLYKIMGEYQADLSIVQDCSRCLAIIVDYVNIEEIMKVDKYTPMKVLLECLNKSKNDELTVLEMLTVLVKLCNSDDKMKLKELGAIDVISDITMIHSENEEISRLGGVMYSYMGADEQVKKLMKLILNVKKEDSDAVQKIDNFTSKLEMFLRAPLENPSDALQYTEVTLQVLNSYLASEVDNSSLQTNIALVTKRLVDRVKHDSEDPLGSWAVASAGTLNQYIDMISNKIGLSNFKFVSPVYGVLAACVMNPYTKQLVMDKLPLLIDNTYEILEQNKNRPSVVQGVFEFLEQVVNDEEGSKLLYKKYNGSMGNLIDQTITVMNLNRANDSVYLPGIKLLSAICQTASVSGYGNDMNTSNIIESCELLLNLGSEKDRTVEFLNLIDTMILGNLLDEKVASEALKKINSLVAEENLSKYTEENRVEIIKSYAGLVKDCAATGLFAHIRGIEKVEILNNLGKCMEYEQNDEVTIAVLDALSQISESDPSIATKILTSSLPIIMENNRDNILNDAATAEAFLQALQNLVLHEGVGRQLINNTELQNLLKDLEQALDERKEELGNDYVEDMKLKISNICNAINGDKPKEKKCKDVYDVLTDYKKSNLIIDVLQEPSLEEDMDFVLERLKVYNQDNLLPTTDTGTDNSYGHMAIEMFCENEVNINELIKRNFHVSAFYALSKQSNQNVIHYSCRSICAFTKNPKGLEAVKDIKDFANIISKSVGDLSKENTLDKEIKEDFLIHRVLLIDRTAHNRNVYDKTNAVHYLIDIWNQYDNGDYSVLLLRHVFRSMRKIVSDAHVQTLLKAGVLVRLINIINDIETDKIIFPDVLFLIGSLSVVKEIKIQIGELKGIDACVNLLLRSINVEKMEPTITNCCLALANMCIDHKGNSSIFCNLKGPDVNVKILKLYRSNFDVTNGASVLLCNILFRNEEMKKQYGINGAPAELVECLKSYDGSDDKNAVRCIESLFKAISNLSLYTVNVKYFLEAQIQVSYESWLRNLNESFPDAQLETGLRTLSNLVMENDEENMKNFGVTLIPVLNVLKQNREDTKVIFLLLDILCSLCRLNANAKIFAENNGIETTINVIQLYDYDINLLSLAIHLLSNQCKIESSLPLLVNADAFSILISCMEAEADEFEMTELVVSSLRCVRRLIQSEELAYEFCNCGGVPSMANIICKSIKKSIVMLEVLRVLLCVLYYTQNVEGVTNEYPEEEEELYNARLGGWYNISMDKEMIDSIIQAVLTCAYDVNHQKQLRLQKVSLGLLAYFAYHRLGIISMTASGFDSLTRELLNNFGGDAVIMQLLAICIDNIAMYSVEVYDTTITRDIIKCFKSALSKMNNKKEDKQLWQKVQLTLEAMNSADDPLEAFKNTLLIFDFNLSEFDKDPYINGVHDLASNIKDCLRKGGHSKIYYQSDQRLLFKWKASQDLNTLEWTIGDDTERVFKISVVRIKNISKGLSHPILISANKREPRKVSAKVTLCIYGPPTEDFPEGLELPIKTKTQKERDAFVDLIVLWRDAASYNY
- a CDS encoding cytochrome c oxidase subunit 2, putative — its product is MFKFNSKLYIGLRNINQIINKKNVNYIKPNVLGNMPFKYKEFATVNKSDHSDKIKKTNNNAHTKNNHEHESHTKGFYHHIDHHHGDPRAHLNEDGTRKPEYDFNNFHWDDYWANTPKQNIVIVNGQKMIKGDETKPMEYLFNVSQQNIPFWARTRLNVWGNYNMVLKVEFLFFWIPTLIIFSIAIPCFTMLYMLDEIVHTTMTVKVIGRQWYWIYEVESPPDDDDNHE